One window of Papaver somniferum cultivar HN1 chromosome 9, ASM357369v1, whole genome shotgun sequence genomic DNA carries:
- the LOC113309112 gene encoding putative mediator of RNA polymerase II transcription subunit 26, whose product MSKEIQQPIIMDSSNFTHFKPEIEKDKVLGFIPSQISGRQCRAMCVIDDAGKKKDEVTLGIDQEEEEKKKEMVISERLHAHSLITSNDESSSVLMVEMNNKEDFQEPIYQLQNVVKKNQEPVGKELDDPFIAEEMKETQEEISCKDSAKEEVCQVPSLPPSMSQYENALVKMMNSESSCSRIEDKQDEVFQLKDAITGDQHLILVVEKTTQDDFIKSNSISPSQNLVELSNWGELSASGSNNKRMSAEIGSTRIVSGYGCARKETMSSIDLDKKRAGFGSENLRQQVEKCSRRRFAETNSKKDVLSMFVEARNVSCQKKLDGNKQSYSREEMEVLRFVNSYQQRQIWREIYTGLGPAVAKQLNQLSEARQNGKAITDQQQQQQHHHPQLHHQHPRQHQQHHRYPLQPLQHHQYSQQQQHYHPQLHHQHPGQHQQHHRYPLPSLQHHQYSQQQQQQQQQHPKKPPQHHHQHQQQLAGLHREDTSILGAGTAIGRPVHLRINMKNAQTNCYVPYVHYIPIYYSMSH is encoded by the exons ATGTCTAAAGAAATCCAACAACCCATTATTATGGATTCTTCAAATTTTACCCATTTCAAACCAGAAATTGAAAAAGATAAAGTCTTGGGTTTTATTCCTTCACAAATCTCTGGGCGTCAATGCCGTGCAATGTGTGTAATTGATGATGCCGGTAAGAAGAAAGATGAAGTTACTCTAGGAAttgatcaagaagaagaagaaaagaagaaagaaatggtCATTTCTGAGAGGTTGCATGCTCATTCTCTCATCACTTCTAATGATGAATCTTCTTCTGTTTTAATGGTGGAAATGAACAACAAAGAAGATTTTCAAGAACCCATTTATCAGTTACAAAATGTTGTCAAGAAGAATCAAGAACCAGTGGGCAAAGAATTGGATGATCCATTCATTGCTGAAGAAATGAAAGAAACCCAAGAAGAGATTTCTTGTAAAGATTCAGCAAAAGAGGAGGTATGTCAAGTTCCTTCTTTACCCCCATCCATGTCTCAGTATGAAAATGCCCTAGTTAAGATGATGAATTCAGAAAGTAGTTGTAGTAGAATAGAAGATAAGCAAGATGAGGTCTTTCAACTGAAAGATGCAATTACTGGTGATCAACACCTCATTCTTGTAGTAGAGAAGACAACACAAGACGATTTTATCAAGTCTAATTCAATTTCTCCATCTCAAAATCTTGTTGAGTTGAGTAATTGGGGAGAATTGTCAGCCTCAGGTAGTAATAATAAAAGAATGTCTGCTGAAATCGGAAGTACTCGTATTGTGAGTGGATATGGCTGTGCAAGGAAAGAAACCATGAGTTCCATTGATTTGGATAAGAAAAGGGCTGGATTTGGCTCTGAGAACTTAAGGCAACAAGTGGAGAAATGTTCCAGGAGAAGGTTTGCTGAAACAAACTCGAAGAAAGATGTGTTGAGTATGTTTGTTGAAGCTAGAAATGTCTCCTGTCAAAAGAAATTGGACGGAAATAAGCAAAGTTACTCGAGGGAAGAAATGGAAGTGCTGAGGTTTGTAAATTCATATCAACAGCGTCAGATATGGCGAGAGATATACACTGGGTTGGGTCCTGCTGTGGCCAAACAACTTAATCAATTGTCAGAGGCTAGGCAGAATGGTAAAGCCATCACTgaccaacaacagcagcagcaacatcaccATCCCCAGCTGCATCACCAACACCCACGGCAACACCAGCAACATCACCGATACCCACTGCAACCACTGCAAcatcaccaatactcacagcagcagcaacattacCATCCCCAGCTGCATCACCAACACCCAGGACAACACCAGCAACATCACCGATACCCACTGCCATCACTGCAAcatcaccaatactcacagcagcagcagcagcagcagcagcaacacccaAAGAAACCTCCACAGCATCACCATCAACATCAACAGCAACTAGCTGGGTTGCACAGAGAGGATACCTCAATTCTAG GTGCTGGCACTGCCATAGGGAGACCAGTCCACTTGCGAATCAACATGAAGAATGCCCAAACAAACTGCTATGTCCCTTATGTTCATTATATACCGATATACTACTCCATGAGTCATTAA